One window of Camelina sativa cultivar DH55 chromosome 4, Cs, whole genome shotgun sequence genomic DNA carries:
- the LOC109132691 gene encoding uncharacterized protein LOC109132691 produces the protein MSYSSLKLPIFLILSSLLHAALGENIICENLPTNMCAFSISASGKRCLLETANVAGEYTCRTSAVDVEGIVNHVESDECVAACGVDRKTVGISSDSLMEAGFAAKICSPACLDYCPNILDLYFNLAAGEGTKIKFPY, from the exons ATGTCTTATTCTTCCCTCAAATTGCCAATCTTTCTCatcctctcatctcttctccatGCAGCTCTAG gGGAAAACATCATTTGCGAGAATCTGCCAACGAACATGTGCGCGTTCTCAATATCAGCTTCCGGGAAAAGATGTTTATTGGAGACGGCTAATGTCGCCGGAGAATACACTTGCCGGACTTCCGCGGTTGACGTGGAAGGGATTGTAAACCACGTGGAGAGCGACGAGTGCGTTGCCGCTTGTGGGGTTGATCGGAAAACCGTAGGGATCTCGTCGGACTCATTGATGGAGGCAGGATTCGCCGCTAAGATTTGCTCGCCGGCTTGCTTGGACTATTGCCCTAACATTCTTGATCTCTATTTCAATCTTGCCGCCGGTGAAG